A single region of the Nicotiana sylvestris chromosome 6, ASM39365v2, whole genome shotgun sequence genome encodes:
- the LOC104210052 gene encoding putative late blight resistance protein homolog R1B-16 yields the protein MAYPSIASLTRTIKSLLISNSPVQSIICNHREEILALHEKVSSLEVFLKNFKKSNVSRKMTDLEAQINKVVNVVEHTIQLRITEMVMANDEIQEEKAHERFCCSLQQVARDIDRVLNESSKDMVGRADQRKTLLDDLTRGFNDEPKVIPIVGMGGIGKTTLAKDVFDDVTIRSHFDVRAWATISKEHNVKDILVSLLRSTKEKDGIIHIEDEAKLADMLQKSLKGKRYLIVLDDIWKNEAWDDVRLCFPSENKGSRILLTTRNTGVACSAGTENLSLRLDFMNPDESWNLFKSTIPANDALPPEFETVGKQIVERCQGLPLTTVVVAGLLSKCKRTIEVWKDVAKDVKSFVKNDRDKQCQHVLGLSYNHLTSDLKPCLLYFGIFPENSEISVKRLVRLWTAEGFLKSEEEAEKCLQELIDRFLVLVSRKSRYETKIRSCKVHDLIYELCLREAEKRTFFVINDIVFNDEPNHVPYHHLSRHKMRRFMGGTDDILRRGSYRALLIPRNRKKTDDDDNNSLKRTRSIFSFCRDSSTFTLESELTHFNLIRILDLSCIKIHTFPPQILCLIWLRYLVLRSRRGSFDIPPEISRLWSLQTFIVGGYRLTSTIFPEQIWELMQLRHLELSSFHLPNPPIVSVEEEKCLDFPNLHTISGLSLSCCTKEVISGIRNVRKLRINRGEDDEYESFHVCRLFDNFVHLHQLETLSLELDFRGVLYEISPATIPSVKSFPPMLKKLKLYGTGLRWEDLNIIGELRNLEILKLKRYACRGEEWHPSENGFTRLKLLLIEYNDLKYWSSPNDSFPVLERLVIRHCSELEDIPIDFAYIDSLQQIELTDCTPELEASAARIQHEQKENLGKKPVDVLISSGAHSAAKAEEEEDGEEEEEL from the coding sequence ATGGCTTATCCTAGTATTGCTTCTCTTACGAGAACAATAAAATCGCTCTTGATATCCAATTCACCAGTGCAATCTATTATTTGTAACCACAGAGAAGAAATCCTCGCTCTTCATGAAAAAGTTAGTTCCCTGGAAGTATTTCTCAAGAACTTTAAGAAAAGCAATGTATCcaggaaaatgacagatttggaAGCACAGATAAATAAAGTTGTAAATGTTGTTGAACACACGATCCAATTGAGAATAACAGAAATGGTAATGGCAAATGATGAAATACAGGAAGAAAAGGCACATGAGAGGTTTTGTTGTAGCCTGCAACAAGTAGCACGAGACATTGATCGCGTCCTGAATGAGTCATCAAAGGATATGGTGGGTCGTGCTGATCAAAGGAAAACGTTGCTCGACGATCTAACAAGAGGCTTCAACGATGAACCCAAAGTCATCCCAATTGTCGGGATGGGGGGCATTGGTAAAACTACTTTAGCGAAAGATGTTTTCGATGATGTAACCATTCGATCACATTTTGATGTTCGTGCATGGGCTACTATATCCAAAGAACATAATGTCAAAGATATCTTGGTAAGCCTTCTGCGTTCTACAAAAGAAAAGGATGGCATAATTCACATAGAAGATGAGGCAAAGCTAGCTGACATGCTACAAAAGAGTTTAAAGGGAAAGAGGTACTTAATTGTCTTGGATGACATATGGAAGAATGAAGCATGGGATGACGTGAGACTATGCTTTCCAAGCGAAAACAAGGGGAGTCGAATATTATTGACTACCCGTAACACTGGAGTAGCTTGTTCTGCTGGTACAGAAAATCTTTCTTTGCGGTTGGATTTCATGAATCCGGATGAGAGTTGGAACCTTTTCAAAAGTACTATACCGGCAAATGATGCATTACCACCTGAGTTCGAGACTGTTGGAAAGCAAATTGTAGAGAGATGTCAAGGGTTACCACTTACAACTGTCGTGGTTGCTGGGCTTTTATCCAAATGTAAAAGGACGATAGAAGTTTGGAAAGATGTTGCTAAAGATGTCAAGTCATTTGTCAAAAATGATCGTGATAAACAATGTCAACATGTGCTCGGGTTGAGTTACAATCACTTGACTAGTGATCTAAAACCATGTCTCCTGTATTTTGGAATTTTTCCAGAAAACAGTGAGATTTCAGTGAAGAGATTGGTGAGGTTATGGACAGCTGAGGGGTTTCTAAAGTCGGAGGAAGAAGCTGAGAAGTGTTTACAAGAGCTTATCGACAGATTTCTAGTTCTCGTCAGCAGGAAAAGTCGATATGAAACAAAAATTAGATCATGTAAGGTTCATGATTTGATATATGAGTTGTGCTTGAGAGAAGCTGAAAAAAGAACATTTTTTGTCATTAATGACATTGTATTCAATGATGAGCCAAATCATGTTCCTTATCATCATCTTAGTAGGCATAAAATGCGGCGCTTTATGGGAGGGACTGATGATATTTTGCGCCGTGGTTCTTACAGGGCCCTTCTTATCCCTAGAAATAGGAAGAAGACAGATGATGACGACAACAATTCCTTAAAAAGGACTCGTTCAATTTTCTCTTTTTGTAGAGATTCTTCAACTTTTACTCTTGAATCAGAACTTACTCATTTCAATTTAATCAGAATCCTGGACTTGAGTTGCATAAAGATTCATACTTTCCCTCCACAGATACTATGCCTCATTTGGTTGAGGTACCTAGTGTTGCGTAGCCGCAGGGGTTCTTTTGACATACCTCCAGAAATTTCCAGGTTATGGAGTCTGCAAACATTCATTGTTGGTGGATACCGTTTGACATCTACAATTTTTCCAGAACAAATCTGGGAACTAATGCAATTAAGGCATCTCGAATTGAGTTCATTTCATTTGCCAAATCCTCCAATTGTATCTGTTGAAGAAGAGAAATGCTTGGATTTCCCAAATCTACACACTATTTCTGGCTTGTCTCTGAGCTGTTGCACAAAGGAGGTTATTTCAGGGATTCGGAATGTTAGAAAGTTAAGAATCAATAGAGGAGAGGACGATGAGTATGAAAGTTTTCATGTATGTAGACTTTTCGACAACTTTGTCCATCTACATCAACTTGAAACGTTGAGTCTTGAACTTGACTTTCGAGGGGTGTTATATGAGATTTCACCAGCGACCATTCCAAGTGTAAAATCTTTTCCACCAATGCTCAAGAAGTTAAAGTTGTACGGAACTGGTCTGAGGTGGGAGGACTTGAATATCATAGGCGAGCTTCGTAATCTTGAGATCCTGAAGCTCAAAAGATATGCTTGTCGTGGCGAAGAATGGCATCCAAGTGAAAATGGATTTACGCGGTTGAAGCTTTTGCTAATTGAGTATAACGATCTCAAGTACTGGAGTTCTCCAAATGACAGTTTTCCTGTCCTTGAGCGCCTCGTGATTAGACATTGCTCTGAGTTGGAAGATATTCCCATAGATTTTGCATATATTGACTCACTGCAACAAATTGAGTTAACTGACTGTACACCCGAACTCGAGGCTTCTGCTGCACGAATTCAACATGAACAAAAAGAGAACCTCGGAAAGAAACCTGTGGATGTGCTTATCAGTTCAG
- the LOC104227147 gene encoding uncharacterized protein: MHLALSLYHVLHGIDLFVKHQPKLAPHISSYTNTDIVSKLKDKLTPDQFQQFGNTCFGSFLQMKRFDVQHQLFRCFMARQLNGTPNNVFAVYVNGTELHFTLREFALVTGLKCVGKDEDFEFSETPPNRLIATYFGSANIVKKKHLRQCFNDKAWGPDNDEDALKISLLYFIHTFIFSSEKNSATIPRLDFDLVESGRYSEYHWGIKAFELLINSISKKMDALKKYYRIAGMPLAMQVWFYECYSSVDSKIAVRDCDVVPRILNWRTTGNQPTFSYLTNNMFKDTGNTIVFKDITPLDIELVVIQIPQVCADIEKIPTPAHSDKSGQDTNDFSPTPNLQSKKKHVESVGPSSSPPHKKVKEQPKIPIKEPEYQPKVPPVCVSDIGHKLVHDHQLPEGQNEEVSSLRKDLKSFKEYVVGEFKSLRTLINDNFKMLSDHLQQNQQTEPIVRHDGGIDIDAGDNHEKTTSEVPSIIPSTTNQEDVSKEFYVSQFELDDKFLPSQIPETRIVVHASAKKDEATPVQPQRNRRPSRWNSSPYQSNFDSGGK, from the exons ATGCATTTAGCCTTGTCACTGTATCATGTCTTACAT GGAATTGATTTGTTTGTGAAACACCAGCCAAAATTAGCACCCCATATTAGTAGTTACACTAATACTGATATAGTATCCAAGCTAAAAGATAAGCTTACTCCCGATCAGTTCCAACAATTCGGCAATACATGTTTTGGCTCATTTCTTCAAATGAAGCGATTTGATGTTCAACATCAACTCTTCAGATGCTTCATGGCTCGACAGTTAAACGGCACTCCAAATAATGTATTTGCAGTATACGTCAATGGTACTGAATTACATTTCACATTAAGGGAGTTTGCGCTTGTGACTGGCCTCAAATGTGTAGGTAAAGATGAAGATTTTGAGTTTAGTGAAACTCCTCCTAACCGGCTTATTGCGACTTATTTTGGAAGTGCTAATATTGTAAAGAAGAAACACTTGAGACAATGCTTCAATGACAAGGCATGGGGCCCCGACAATGATGAGGATGCTTTGAAGATATCTTTGTTGTATTTCATCCACACCTTTATATTTTCATCTGAGAAGAATAGTGCAACTATACCGAGGCTAGATTTTGACTTAGTAGAGAGTGGGCGCTATTCTGAATATCATTGGGGTATTAAAGCATTTGAGCTGTTGATAAACTCGATTAGCAAGAAGATGGATGCTTTGAAGAAGTATTACAGGATAGCTGGGATGCCCCTAGCTATGCAGGTGTGGTTTTATGAGTGCTATTCTTCTGTTGATTCCAAAATTGCAGTCCGAGACTGCGACGTGGTCCCCAGAATACTCAATTGGAGAACCACTGGAAATCAGCCAACATTTTCTTATCTGACGAACAACATGTTCAAAGACACCGGAAACACA ATTGTGTTCAAGGACATCACTCCTCTAGATATAGAGCTTGTTGTTATTCAGATTCCTCAAGTGTGCGCCGATATTGAGAAAATACCTACTCCTGCGCATTCAGACAAATCGGGACAGGATACGAATGACTTTTCTCCTACACCCAATCTTCAATCTAAGAAGAAACATGTTGAAAGTGTTGGTCCATCTTCATCACCGCCACATAAGAAGGTCAAGGAACAGCCCAAGATTCCTATAAAAGAACCAGAATATCAGCCCAAAGTCCCTCCTGTTTGTGTTTCTGACATTGGACATAAACTTGTGCATGACCATCAACTCCCAGAAGGCCAAAATGAGGAAGTATCTTCTTTGAGGAAAGACCTAAAATCATTCAAAGAATAC GTTGTTGGAGAGTTCAAGTCTCTAAGGACATTGATCAATGATAACTTCAAGATGCTTTCAGACCATCTTCAACAAAATCAGCAAACTGAACCCATAGTGAGACATGATGGTGGCATTGACATAGATGCCGGAGATAATCATGAG AAAACTACTTCAGAGGTACCGTCCATCATACCATCTACCACAAACCAAGAGGATGTATCTAAAGAATTCTATGTTTCTCAATTTGAACTGGACGACAAGTTTCTACCCAGTCAAATTCCAGAAACTAGAATAGTTGTTCACGCCAGTGCAAAAAAAGATGAAGCCACACCAGTGCAACCTCAACGAAATAGGCGACCAAGTAGATGGAACTCTTCGCCTTATCAGTCTAACTTCGACTCAGGAGGTAAGTGA